A genome region from Streptomyces sp. S4.7 includes the following:
- a CDS encoding glycoside hydrolase family 6 protein translates to MRSRTALLAAAALTAAATGTATAASPAPNGAAAAGCTVAYTVQTQWDSGFTSGVTVTNTGDPVSGWNLTWSFAGNQRVTQGWNADIAQSGAGVTVRNVAHNGTLATGSSASFGFNASYSGANTTPATFKLNGVTCNAGPTDPTDPPTDPGERVNNPYAGAKVYVNPEWSAKAAAEPGGSRIAGQPTGVWLDRTAAIEGVGSAMGLRDHLDEALTQKGSGELVVQLVIYNLPGRDCSALASNGELGATEIGRYRTQYIDPIAAILADQKYAGLRIVTTVEIDSLPNLVTNTTPRPTATPNCDTMKANGNYQKGVGYALNKLGDAPNVYNYVDAGHHGWLGWDDNLGPSAELFKTAATTEGATLGDVHGFIVNTANYSALKENHFTVDDAVNGVSVRQSKWVDWNRYVDELSYAQAMRAKLVSLGFDTNLGMLIDTSRNGWGGTARPAAPGPRTTVDAYVDGGRYDRRIHLGNWCNQSGAGLGERPQAAPAAGIDAYVWMKPPGESDGSSTAIPNDEGKGFDRMCDPTYEGNPRNNNNMSGALSGAPLSGHWFSAQFQELMKNAYPAL, encoded by the coding sequence ATGAGATCCCGCACGGCCTTACTGGCCGCCGCCGCCCTGACAGCAGCCGCCACCGGAACAGCCACCGCCGCGAGCCCGGCCCCGAACGGCGCCGCCGCCGCGGGCTGCACCGTCGCCTACACGGTGCAGACCCAGTGGGACTCCGGTTTCACCTCCGGCGTCACGGTCACCAACACCGGCGACCCGGTGAGCGGCTGGAACCTGACCTGGTCCTTCGCGGGCAACCAGCGCGTCACCCAGGGCTGGAACGCCGACATCGCGCAGAGCGGCGCCGGCGTCACCGTCAGGAACGTCGCCCACAACGGCACGCTCGCCACCGGCTCCTCCGCCTCCTTCGGGTTCAACGCCTCGTACAGCGGCGCCAACACGACACCGGCCACGTTCAAGCTGAACGGCGTCACCTGCAACGCCGGCCCCACCGACCCGACCGACCCGCCCACCGATCCCGGTGAGCGCGTGAACAACCCCTACGCCGGCGCCAAGGTCTATGTGAACCCCGAGTGGTCCGCCAAGGCCGCCGCCGAACCCGGCGGCAGCCGCATAGCCGGCCAGCCGACCGGCGTGTGGCTCGACCGCACCGCCGCGATCGAGGGCGTCGGGAGCGCCATGGGCCTGCGCGACCACCTCGACGAGGCACTGACGCAGAAGGGCTCCGGTGAACTCGTCGTCCAACTCGTCATCTACAACCTGCCGGGCCGCGACTGCTCCGCCCTCGCCTCCAACGGGGAACTCGGCGCGACCGAGATCGGGCGCTACAGGACCCAGTACATCGACCCGATCGCCGCGATCCTCGCCGACCAGAAGTACGCCGGGCTGCGCATCGTGACGACCGTCGAGATCGACTCACTGCCCAACCTCGTCACCAACACCACCCCGCGCCCGACCGCCACCCCCAACTGCGACACGATGAAGGCGAACGGCAACTACCAGAAGGGCGTCGGCTACGCCCTGAACAAGCTGGGCGACGCGCCCAACGTCTACAACTACGTGGACGCCGGCCACCACGGGTGGCTCGGCTGGGACGACAACCTCGGCCCGTCCGCGGAACTCTTCAAGACCGCCGCCACGACCGAGGGCGCGACCCTCGGCGACGTCCACGGCTTCATCGTCAACACCGCGAACTACAGCGCTCTGAAGGAAAACCACTTCACGGTCGACGACGCCGTCAACGGCGTCTCGGTCCGCCAGTCCAAGTGGGTCGACTGGAACCGCTACGTCGACGAACTCTCCTACGCCCAGGCCATGCGCGCCAAGCTCGTCTCGCTCGGCTTCGACACCAACCTCGGCATGCTGATCGACACCTCCCGCAACGGCTGGGGCGGCACCGCCCGGCCCGCCGCTCCCGGGCCGAGGACGACCGTGGACGCCTACGTCGACGGCGGTCGCTACGACAGGCGCATCCACCTCGGCAACTGGTGCAACCAGTCCGGCGCCGGCCTCGGCGAACGGCCCCAGGCAGCGCCCGCCGCGGGCATCGACGCCTACGTATGGATGAAGCCGCCGGGGGAGTCGGACGGTTCCAGCACGGCGATCCCGAACGACGAGGGCAAGGGCTTCGACCGCATGTGCGACCCGACGTACGAGGGCAATCCCCGGAACAACAACAACATGTCGGGGGCGCTGTCCGGAGCACCCCTGTCCGGGCACTGGTTCTCCGCCCAGTTCCAGGAACTCATGAAGAACGCGTACCCGGCGCTGTAG
- a CDS encoding LacI family DNA-binding transcriptional regulator, translating to MITLAEVARHAGVSASTVSYVLSGKRSISPGTCERVERSIHELGYHAGARALAGGKSDVIALVLPLRTDTYAPVTMETVLAVTTTARTYGYDVLLLTGDDGPAAVRRANAGALADAMILMDAEPADERLPLLRESDKPSVLIGLPADPTGLTCVDLDFTATGALCAEHLAALGHRDIALITEPPAVHEHPTGSAGRTLHGLRAKSRELGLSVHHLSGGDGRTAMTDTLAHTFAEHPATTGFVVQHEPAVEPLLHSLRRLGRPVPEDISVIAICPDRVAFHSSVPLTSVAIPTPELGRRAVDRIIAELTGEGAADITLIPPALTTRTTSGPAPV from the coding sequence ATGATCACCCTTGCCGAGGTCGCCAGGCACGCCGGAGTCTCGGCCAGCACGGTGAGTTACGTCCTCAGCGGCAAGCGGTCCATCTCACCGGGCACCTGTGAGCGCGTCGAGCGCAGCATCCACGAGCTGGGCTACCACGCGGGCGCGCGGGCCCTGGCGGGCGGCAAGTCCGACGTCATCGCCCTGGTGTTGCCGCTGCGCACCGATACGTACGCCCCGGTGACGATGGAGACCGTGCTCGCCGTCACCACCACGGCCCGCACGTACGGCTACGACGTGCTGCTGCTGACCGGCGACGACGGCCCCGCCGCAGTCCGCCGGGCCAACGCCGGCGCTCTCGCGGACGCCATGATCCTCATGGATGCCGAGCCGGCGGACGAGCGGCTTCCACTGCTGCGCGAGAGCGACAAACCGTCCGTACTGATCGGCCTGCCCGCCGACCCGACCGGCCTGACCTGTGTGGACCTCGACTTCACGGCGACGGGCGCGCTGTGCGCCGAACACCTGGCCGCACTGGGCCACCGTGACATCGCTCTGATCACCGAGCCGCCCGCCGTCCACGAACACCCCACCGGATCCGCCGGGCGGACCCTGCACGGGCTGCGCGCCAAGAGCCGTGAACTGGGCCTGAGCGTCCATCACCTGTCGGGCGGCGACGGCCGCACGGCCATGACGGACACGCTCGCCCACACCTTCGCCGAGCACCCCGCCACCACGGGATTCGTGGTCCAGCACGAGCCGGCGGTCGAGCCCCTGCTCCACTCGCTGCGCCGACTGGGCCGACCGGTCCCCGAGGACATCTCCGTGATCGCGATCTGCCCGGACCGGGTGGCGTTCCACTCGTCCGTACCCCTCACCTCGGTCGCCATCCCGACACCGGAGCTGGGCCGGCGGGCAGTGGACCGGATCATCGCCGAACTGACGGGCGAGGGCGCCGCCGACATCACCCTGATCCCCCCAGCCCTGACAACCCGCACCACCTCGGGCCCCGCGCCCGTGTAA
- the mptB gene encoding polyprenol phosphomannose-dependent alpha 1,6 mannosyltransferase MptB — translation MTPGDESHIRKCRLLGLTGSTAVAVGGTGAGALPVGGALAPSSGAAAVGLFGAYFGLVLLVAAWAWLGRAVRGPRPPGTRAMVVTLMVWAAPLVVAPPLFSRDVYSYLAQGAMVDARIDVYAHGPDRLGGPLAAQVSPLWQDTPTPYGPLFLSFASVIARASGAGLSAGVLGMRLVALLGVGLMVLSLVLLARRGGTAPDAALWLGALNPLLLLHLVAGAHNDAVMLGLLGVALVAARGRFPVLGAVLMALAALVKAPAALGLSAVAVFWAGGLTGRYRWFRATGAVCAVALATTAVVTAVTGTGYGWIGALNTPVSPHNWALTSLLGRMTGSVLHSAGSDLAPFALDAWRAVGLVATAVAVLVVWLRGPRHSPVYALGLSLIAVAVLGPAIRPWYVLWGLFPLAAAAPPGPARRVVAVASGVLALAQLPSGVAADGAQLTLAICGAVFAVVALWWAREMSGGGMTRVPGEAAPGPHSRPVDRRPPTMRRRFRNRDFRRLRRSAGPNE, via the coding sequence CTGACCCCGGGCGACGAATCGCATATACGCAAATGCCGCCTACTGGGGCTCACCGGGTCCACGGCCGTGGCCGTCGGCGGCACGGGGGCCGGTGCCCTGCCGGTCGGTGGGGCCCTGGCACCGTCGTCGGGAGCGGCGGCGGTGGGACTCTTCGGCGCCTACTTCGGGCTCGTGCTGCTCGTCGCGGCCTGGGCCTGGCTGGGCCGCGCCGTGCGCGGACCGCGGCCGCCCGGTACGCGCGCCATGGTGGTCACGCTCATGGTGTGGGCCGCGCCGCTGGTGGTCGCCCCGCCGCTGTTCAGCCGTGATGTGTACAGCTATCTGGCGCAGGGCGCGATGGTGGATGCCCGGATCGATGTGTACGCCCACGGTCCCGACCGGCTCGGCGGTCCGCTCGCCGCGCAGGTGTCGCCGCTCTGGCAGGACACGCCGACTCCGTACGGTCCGCTGTTCCTGTCGTTCGCCTCGGTGATCGCGCGTGCTTCGGGGGCGGGGCTCTCGGCCGGTGTGCTCGGTATGCGGCTGGTCGCGCTGCTCGGAGTGGGCCTGATGGTGCTGTCGCTGGTGCTGCTCGCACGCCGCGGTGGCACCGCCCCGGATGCCGCGCTGTGGCTGGGGGCGCTCAATCCGCTGCTCCTGCTGCATCTGGTGGCCGGCGCGCACAACGACGCCGTGATGCTGGGGCTGCTCGGCGTGGCGCTGGTGGCCGCGAGGGGCCGCTTTCCCGTGCTGGGCGCGGTCCTGATGGCTCTCGCCGCGCTGGTCAAGGCGCCCGCCGCGCTCGGCCTGTCGGCCGTCGCCGTGTTCTGGGCCGGCGGGCTCACCGGTCGGTACCGATGGTTCCGGGCGACGGGCGCGGTCTGCGCTGTCGCGCTCGCCACGACCGCCGTGGTGACCGCTGTCACCGGGACCGGGTACGGCTGGATCGGCGCCCTCAACACCCCGGTCTCCCCGCACAATTGGGCCCTCACCTCCCTCCTCGGCCGGATGACCGGGTCGGTTCTGCACAGCGCGGGCAGCGACCTGGCACCGTTCGCCCTGGACGCGTGGCGCGCGGTCGGCCTGGTGGCGACGGCCGTCGCCGTGCTGGTGGTGTGGCTGCGCGGCCCCCGGCACAGCCCCGTGTACGCGCTGGGCCTCAGTCTGATCGCGGTCGCCGTCCTGGGCCCGGCGATCCGCCCGTGGTACGTGCTGTGGGGGCTGTTCCCGTTGGCGGCGGCAGCCCCGCCGGGGCCGGCGCGCCGGGTGGTGGCCGTCGCCAGCGGGGTGCTCGCGCTGGCCCAGCTGCCCAGCGGAGTCGCCGCGGACGGGGCCCAGTTGACGCTCGCGATCTGCGGCGCGGTGTTCGCGGTGGTCGCACTGTGGTGGGCGCGCGAGATGTCGGGCGGCGGTATGACGAGAGTCCCCGGTGAGGCGGCGCCCGGGCCGCACTCGCGGCCCGTGGACCGCCGTCCACCGACCATGCGTCGGCGCTTCCGGAACAGGGATTTCCGGCGCCTGAGAAGATCAGCGGGACCGAACGAATGA
- a CDS encoding alpha/beta hydrolase has translation MSVPRPGLDPELRTLLADMELRSDLDAEALARIRPFSSLPVEPLLVGRAVDRREVTVPGSDGTPIPLSVFSPAGAESPVGAPCVYGMHGGGMVMGDRFSQIDIPLEWLDELGVVVVTVDYRLAPEATGTTLVDDCYQGLLRTVGHAAELGIDPARIVVAGTSAGGGLAAGVALLARDLGGPAIAAQMLICPMLDHRNVTVSSRQYSGDPGVWTREMNAFGWRSVLGGAEDEQVPGHVSPAVADDVSNLPTAYVDAGSAEVFRDEDVAYATRIWASGGQAELHVWAGGCHGLDALFPQAHVSAAARRTRTGWLTRVLAPVPAGGVEQKALA, from the coding sequence ATGTCTGTGCCCCGGCCCGGCCTCGACCCCGAACTGCGCACGCTGCTCGCCGATATGGAGCTGCGGTCAGATCTCGACGCCGAGGCGCTCGCGCGGATCCGCCCGTTCTCGTCGCTGCCCGTCGAGCCACTGCTCGTCGGCCGCGCGGTCGACCGGCGCGAGGTCACCGTGCCCGGGTCGGACGGAACGCCGATTCCGCTGTCGGTCTTCAGCCCCGCCGGGGCCGAGAGCCCGGTCGGCGCACCGTGCGTCTACGGGATGCACGGCGGCGGGATGGTCATGGGTGACCGCTTCTCGCAGATCGACATCCCGCTGGAGTGGCTCGACGAGCTCGGCGTGGTCGTGGTCACCGTGGACTACCGGCTCGCACCGGAGGCCACCGGCACGACCCTGGTCGACGACTGCTACCAAGGACTGCTCCGGACCGTCGGGCACGCCGCCGAGCTGGGCATCGATCCCGCCCGGATCGTCGTCGCGGGTACGAGCGCCGGCGGCGGACTCGCCGCCGGCGTCGCGCTGCTGGCCCGCGATCTCGGCGGACCGGCAATCGCCGCGCAGATGCTGATCTGCCCCATGCTCGACCACCGCAACGTCACCGTCTCCAGTCGGCAGTACTCCGGTGACCCCGGTGTCTGGACCCGCGAGATGAACGCGTTCGGCTGGCGGTCGGTCCTCGGCGGCGCCGAGGACGAGCAGGTACCCGGCCATGTCTCACCGGCGGTGGCCGACGACGTCTCGAACCTGCCGACCGCCTACGTCGACGCGGGCTCCGCCGAGGTCTTCCGCGACGAGGACGTCGCCTACGCCACCAGGATCTGGGCGTCCGGTGGCCAGGCCGAACTGCACGTCTGGGCGGGCGGCTGCCACGGATTGGACGCGCTGTTCCCGCAGGCGCACGTCTCAGCCGCGGCCCGCCGGACCCGCACCGGCTGGCTCACCCGGGTCCTGGCCCCGGTCCCCGCCGGTGGCGTCGAGCAGAAGGCGCTCGCCTGA
- a CDS encoding aminoglycoside phosphotransferase family protein yields the protein MTNHDEAAVVRPLTLAWVGRQLEAGERVLGAEALHGGITAEMRRLTIGARGGGTRELVLRTFVDVEDARDGLSREAGALALLTGTGVPAPGLVAVDPAGAHCEYPSLLMTHLAGRPVLGDKGLEARVPLLARQLVAIHALRPAERPPGYTTLTTADTIVIPKGADAGAWAAAIDVIRGPAPSCEGRFLHRDFHPGNVLFDVPPPGPAGPRITGVVDWTATSWEPADLDVAHCSTNLSLLHGPEWGLRFSEAYGEAGGVQAADPSGRLYWRVRDALAFSEEVHLVSQPWREAGRAELTTRFVEERLDAYVTALMDAPSEPRGLCKGKRE from the coding sequence GTGACCAACCACGATGAGGCGGCAGTTGTCCGACCGTTGACGCTGGCCTGGGTCGGCCGGCAGCTGGAGGCCGGCGAACGGGTCCTCGGAGCCGAGGCGTTGCACGGCGGCATCACCGCCGAGATGCGGCGGCTGACCATCGGGGCGCGGGGCGGAGGCACCCGTGAGCTGGTGCTGCGGACCTTCGTCGATGTGGAGGACGCCCGGGACGGGCTGAGCAGGGAGGCCGGAGCACTGGCGCTGCTCACGGGGACCGGTGTGCCGGCCCCCGGGCTGGTCGCGGTTGATCCGGCCGGCGCGCACTGCGAGTATCCGTCGCTCCTCATGACACATCTGGCGGGGCGGCCAGTCCTCGGCGACAAGGGGCTGGAGGCGCGCGTGCCTCTGCTGGCGCGTCAACTCGTGGCGATCCACGCGTTGCGGCCCGCCGAGCGTCCTCCGGGGTATACGACGTTGACGACCGCCGACACCATCGTGATCCCGAAGGGCGCCGACGCGGGGGCATGGGCCGCGGCGATCGACGTGATCCGGGGGCCCGCGCCGTCCTGTGAAGGGCGGTTCCTGCACCGGGACTTCCATCCCGGCAACGTGCTGTTCGACGTGCCGCCCCCGGGCCCGGCAGGTCCCCGGATCACCGGCGTCGTGGACTGGACGGCGACCTCCTGGGAACCGGCGGATCTGGACGTGGCGCACTGCTCCACGAACCTCTCACTGCTGCACGGCCCGGAGTGGGGGCTGCGGTTCTCCGAGGCGTACGGGGAGGCGGGCGGGGTGCAGGCCGCGGACCCGAGCGGGCGCCTGTACTGGCGGGTGCGGGACGCGCTGGCGTTCTCGGAGGAAGTGCATCTGGTGTCGCAGCCGTGGCGGGAGGCGGGGAGGGCGGAGCTGACGACCCGATTCGTGGAGGAGCGGCTTGACGCCTATGTCACCGCCCTGATGGACGCGCCGTCTGAGCCGAGAGGATTGTGCAAGGGGAAGCGAGAATAG
- a CDS encoding FAD-binding oxidoreductase, producing MSRQLIVVGAGIVGASVAYHAARAGATVTLVDAGQPGAGVTADSFAWVGASGVREGPAAGLRATATAEYRRLGAELPGLPVTWSGSLVWNSQAGAPDAGPGQTIVDAATVATLEPALRRPPEWAVWAPDDGAVDSVGVTERLVAGARAHGARIHLDTPVTGVRRDTAGRIAGVETAAGPLSGTTVVLAAGVATAALAAPLGVRVPVEPSPCPLFRFSAPAGLVRTVVNTEDFDLRQVAADRLIAAADSPERTLAAVRSTFRGAGSVELLSTRIGVRPMPADGEPVVGPVAEVPGLYLAVMHAAVTLAAAVGRLAARELVDGTAEPALSGCRPDRFRRLGVVISRPRPRPTVRRRRHRDTSASNRVQPSVPFGGLPSVSKPLSE from the coding sequence GTGAGTAGGCAGTTGATCGTCGTCGGCGCCGGCATCGTCGGTGCGTCGGTGGCGTATCACGCCGCCCGGGCGGGAGCCACCGTGACGTTGGTCGACGCCGGGCAGCCGGGCGCCGGAGTGACGGCGGACTCGTTCGCCTGGGTCGGCGCGTCCGGCGTGCGTGAGGGTCCGGCCGCCGGGCTGCGGGCCACCGCCACGGCGGAGTACCGCCGGCTCGGGGCCGAGTTGCCGGGACTCCCGGTGACCTGGTCCGGTTCGCTGGTCTGGAACAGCCAGGCCGGCGCGCCGGATGCCGGGCCGGGTCAGACGATCGTGGACGCGGCCACTGTGGCGACGCTCGAGCCCGCTCTTCGCCGGCCTCCCGAGTGGGCTGTCTGGGCGCCGGACGACGGCGCTGTCGACTCGGTGGGCGTGACCGAGCGGCTGGTCGCGGGGGCTCGCGCCCATGGGGCCCGGATACATCTGGACACGCCGGTCACCGGGGTCCGCCGGGATACGGCGGGCCGGATCGCCGGGGTCGAGACGGCAGCGGGACCGCTCTCCGGTACGACGGTGGTGCTGGCGGCCGGGGTTGCCACGGCCGCGCTGGCCGCCCCGCTCGGCGTGCGCGTCCCGGTGGAACCCTCCCCGTGTCCGCTGTTCCGGTTCAGCGCCCCGGCCGGTCTGGTCCGCACCGTGGTCAACACCGAGGACTTCGATCTCCGGCAGGTCGCCGCCGACCGGCTGATCGCCGCCGCGGACTCGCCCGAACGGACCCTTGCCGCCGTCCGGTCCACTTTCCGGGGCGCCGGGAGTGTCGAGCTGCTCAGCACCCGGATCGGAGTGCGCCCGATGCCGGCCGACGGCGAGCCGGTCGTCGGCCCGGTCGCCGAGGTCCCCGGCCTCTACTTGGCGGTGATGCACGCGGCGGTCACCCTCGCCGCGGCCGTGGGCCGCCTGGCCGCACGGGAGTTGGTCGACGGAACCGCCGAGCCGGCTCTGTCGGGCTGCCGCCCGGACCGCTTCCGACGGTTGGGCGTCGTCATTTCCCGTCCCCGTCCCCGTCCGACCGTCCGACGGCGCCGACACCGCGACACCTCCGCGTCGAACCGGGTACAACCATCCGTGCCGTTCGGGGGTCTACCAAGTGTGAGCAAACCACTCTCGGAGTAA
- a CDS encoding spore-associated protein, producing the protein MGIKRNVTSAGALTALVIGATATFGATAHAAPNVTPQGVCGSAYKTVNSAPIGSLGTVYLTYNSANGKNCVATIRTNPGTAKYMSTYIYVPDTGEWAGDSGNFTSYAGPSRVYGKGYCVSWGGNIANVYVSVENSNCAALKEHRVTTVR; encoded by the coding sequence ATGGGAATCAAGCGTAATGTCACGTCCGCAGGAGCGTTGACCGCACTGGTGATCGGCGCGACCGCCACCTTCGGCGCCACCGCCCACGCCGCGCCCAACGTCACGCCGCAGGGAGTCTGTGGCAGTGCCTACAAGACCGTGAACTCGGCTCCCATCGGGTCGCTCGGCACGGTCTACCTCACGTACAACTCCGCGAACGGCAAGAACTGCGTCGCGACCATCCGCACCAACCCGGGCACCGCCAAGTACATGTCGACGTACATCTACGTGCCCGACACCGGCGAGTGGGCCGGCGACTCCGGGAACTTCACGTCGTACGCGGGTCCGAGCCGTGTCTACGGCAAGGGCTACTGCGTGAGCTGGGGCGGCAACATCGCCAACGTGTACGTCTCGGTGGAGAACTCCAACTGCGCGGCCCTGAAGGAGCACCGGGTCACCACCGTCCGCTGA
- a CDS encoding IS3 family transposase — translation MSELCQLIHAEKATYPIALLCRVLKVARSSYYAWREGEAARRARQAADEALANEITVLHIASRHTYGVPRIHAELRRLGRRVNHQRIARVMRERDIRGATRRKRRSLTRPDAKAKPAPDLIDRDFHAERPGTRLVGDITYLPTAQGWLYLACWLDLATREVVGCAMAGHHRAELVVDALNTAHGRGGPESGCVVHSDPGSEYTSTQFRHHIRELGLRQSCGRTGSCFDNTAAESFWALLKEEIGTRIWPDRATARAEVYSFIETFYNRRRLRKHKIFGYLTPAEARQRHQHTLAA, via the coding sequence GTGAGCGAGCTCTGCCAGTTGATCCACGCGGAGAAGGCGACCTACCCGATTGCCCTGCTGTGCCGGGTGCTGAAAGTCGCCCGCTCCTCCTACTACGCCTGGCGCGAGGGCGAGGCCGCCCGCCGTGCCCGGCAGGCTGCCGACGAAGCGCTCGCCAACGAGATCACCGTGCTCCACATCGCCTCCCGCCACACCTACGGCGTCCCGCGCATCCACGCCGAACTGCGCCGCCTGGGCCGGCGGGTGAACCACCAGCGCATCGCCCGCGTCATGCGCGAGCGCGACATCCGCGGTGCTACCCGCCGCAAGAGGCGTTCCCTGACCCGACCGGATGCGAAGGCGAAGCCGGCCCCGGACCTGATCGACCGCGACTTCCACGCCGAGCGGCCCGGGACCCGGCTGGTCGGCGACATCACCTATCTGCCCACCGCGCAGGGCTGGCTCTACCTCGCCTGCTGGCTGGACCTGGCCACCCGCGAGGTCGTCGGCTGCGCGATGGCCGGCCACCACCGCGCCGAGCTCGTCGTCGACGCACTGAACACGGCCCACGGCCGGGGCGGTCCGGAGTCCGGCTGCGTGGTTCACAGCGATCCCGGCAGCGAATATACATCAACCCAATTCCGGCATCACATACGGGAGTTGGGGCTACGGCAGAGCTGTGGACGCACCGGATCATGCTTCGACAACACCGCCGCGGAGAGCTTCTGGGCCCTCCTCAAGGAGGAGATCGGCACCCGCATCTGGCCCGACCGGGCCACTGCCCGCGCCGAGGTCTACTCCTTCATCGAGACCTTCTACAACCGCCGCCGTCTGCGCAAACACAAGATATTCGGCTACCTCACCCCGGCCGAGGCCAGGCAGCGGCACCAGCACACCCTTGCCGCATAA
- a CDS encoding transposase has product MGSKYTKRYTEEFKRDAIALVDSSGKTVTAVARELGISSESLRGWYRRAKTDRGEGGSGELTSVEREELKRLRKEVREQQQTIEILKRATAFFVKENDR; this is encoded by the coding sequence GTGGGAAGCAAGTACACAAAGCGGTACACCGAAGAGTTCAAGCGGGACGCGATCGCGCTCGTCGACTCCTCTGGCAAGACGGTCACCGCCGTAGCCCGGGAACTCGGGATCAGTTCGGAGTCCCTGCGCGGCTGGTACCGCCGGGCGAAGACGGATCGGGGCGAGGGTGGATCCGGTGAACTGACCAGCGTCGAGCGCGAGGAGCTCAAGCGGCTGCGCAAGGAGGTCCGTGAACAGCAGCAGACGATCGAGATCCTGAAAAGAGCGACGGCCTTCTTCGTGAAGGAAAACGACCGGTGA
- the istB gene encoding IS21-like element helper ATPase IstB → MLPTWCYFLWNLKVPVSRCPRSRGSFTAAFPREKSLRAFDFDANPNVDPATVNTLATCEWVKKSEPLCLIGDSGTGKSHLLIALGTEAAMQGFRVRYALATKLVNELVEAADEKQLSKTIARYGRVDLLCIDELGYMELDRRGAELLFQVLTEREEKNSVAIASNESFSGWTKTFTDPRLCAAIVDRLTFNGAIIQTGTESYRLAHTKALAEQTAAD, encoded by the coding sequence TTGCTTCCCACCTGGTGCTACTTCCTCTGGAACCTCAAGGTCCCAGTCTCCAGGTGTCCACGATCAAGGGGAAGCTTCACCGCGGCCTTCCCCCGCGAGAAGTCGCTGCGCGCCTTCGACTTCGATGCCAATCCCAACGTCGATCCCGCCACCGTCAACACGCTCGCGACCTGTGAATGGGTCAAGAAGAGCGAGCCGCTCTGTCTGATCGGCGATTCCGGCACGGGCAAGTCCCACCTGCTGATCGCTCTGGGAACCGAGGCTGCGATGCAGGGCTTCAGGGTTCGCTATGCGCTGGCGACCAAGCTCGTCAATGAGCTGGTCGAGGCCGCAGACGAGAAGCAGTTGTCGAAGACGATCGCCCGCTACGGCCGTGTCGATCTTTTATGCATCGATGAACTCGGATACATGGAACTCGACCGGCGCGGCGCTGAGTTGCTGTTCCAGGTGCTGACCGAACGCGAGGAGAAGAACAGCGTCGCCATCGCGTCGAACGAGTCGTTTTCCGGGTGGACGAAGACGTTCACCGACCCGCGGCTCTGCGCGGCGATCGTCGACCGGCTCACCTTCAACGGCGCGATCATCCAGACCGGCACCGAGTCCTACCGCCTCGCCCACACCAAGGCCCTGGCCGAGCAGACCGCCGCCGACTAA
- a CDS encoding DinB family protein codes for MNTTPDGRPIPPAHADERAMLEAWLDFHRATLALKCSGLKDDQLRLAAASPSSMTLLGLVQHVAEVERNWFQRVFAGQEVPPVFGENNVDGYALRPDRGLDEATAAWQAEVARGREVIADASLDDSGHLSEHEAGFMGDQGVSLRWIMVHMIEEYARHNGHADLIREQIDGVTGA; via the coding sequence ATGAATACGACACCGGACGGACGGCCTATCCCACCCGCGCATGCTGACGAGCGCGCCATGCTGGAGGCATGGCTGGACTTTCACCGTGCAACTCTTGCCTTGAAGTGTTCGGGCCTCAAGGATGATCAATTACGGCTTGCCGCAGCGTCACCCTCGTCGATGACGCTGCTCGGTCTCGTTCAGCACGTGGCTGAGGTGGAACGCAACTGGTTCCAGCGTGTATTCGCAGGTCAGGAAGTGCCGCCAGTCTTCGGGGAAAACAACGTCGACGGCTATGCGCTCCGGCCGGACCGAGGGCTCGACGAGGCGACGGCTGCCTGGCAAGCCGAGGTCGCCCGAGGCCGCGAGGTGATCGCCGACGCATCGCTGGACGATTCCGGTCATCTGTCCGAACACGAAGCGGGATTTATGGGCGATCAGGGGGTCTCCCTGCGCTGGATCATGGTGCACATGATCGAGGAATACGCGCGTCACAACGGTCACGCTGATCTCATTCGCGAGCAGATCGACGGAGTAACCGGCGCATGA